The genome window CAACTGCTCGGCTGAGGAGCAGGCCGCCATGGTCcgcaaggtcaagaagtACGAGAACGGCTTTATTACCGACCCAGTGTGCCTCGGCCCCAAcggtgtcgtcggcgacgtccTTGAGATCAAGGACCGCATGGGCTTCTCTGGTGTGCCCATCACCGACTCGGGCAAGATTGgcggcaagctcctcggTATCGTTACCGGTCGTGACGTCCAGTTCCGCAACGACAAGACTCCTCTCAAGGACGTCATGACCCCGCTCAAGGAGACTGTTACCGGTAACGCCGACATTACGCTCGAGCAGGCCAACGCGATCCTCCGCGACTcgaagaagggcaagctcCCCATCATTGACGACTCTGGTCTCCTCGTTGCCCTTGTCGCCCGCGCCGATCTCCTCAAGAACCAGACCTACCCTCTCGCTTCCAAGGCGCCCTCGAGCAAGCAGCTCTACTGCGGTGCTGCGATCGGCACCCGCCCTGGCGACCGTGACCGTCTCAAGCTTCTTGTTGAggccggcctcgacgttgtcgtcctcgactcgTCGCAGGGCAACTCGGTGTTCCAGATTGAGTTTATTCGCTGGATCAAGAAGACGTtccccaagctcgacgTTATTGCCGGCAACGTCGTGACCCGCGAGCAGGCCGCCCAGCTCATTGCCGCTGGCGCTGACGGTCTCCGTATCGGTATGGGCTCGGGTTCCATCTGCATCACCCAGGAGGTCATGGCTGTCGGCCGTCCCCAGGGCACGGCCGTGAACGCTGTCTCGGAGTTTGCGTCGCGCTTCGGTGTCCCCACCATTGCCGACGGCGGTATCGGCAACATTGGTCACATTGCCAAGGCCCTCTCGCTCGGCGCGTCCGCCGTCATGATGGGCGGTATGCTTGCCGGCACCACCGAGTCGCCCGGAGAGTACTACTACCACGAGGGCAAGCGTGTCAAGGTGTACCGCGGCATGGGCTCGATCGAGGCCATGGAGCACACCCAGACGTCTGGCAAGGGAGGCAAGTCTGGGCTCGCGGCTAACAACGCCGCCACGGCCCGTTACTTctccgaggccgacacGGTCAAGGTCGCCCAGGGTGTCTCGGGCGACGTGCAGGACAAGGGCTCGGTCAACAAGTTTGTTCCCTACCTCTACACTGGTCTTCAGCACTCGCTGCAGGACTCGGGTGTCCGTTCCGTCAAGGACCTCCAGGAGGGTTGCCGCTCGGGCAAGGTGCGCTTTGAGCTGCGCACGGCCAgtgcccagctcgagggtGGCGTCCACGGCCTCAACTCGTACACCAAGCGTCTCTTTGCCTAGGCGTGGTGCGTAATATTTAGACTGTTGGGCATGATGTACTTTTATGCATGGTGTGGTACAACTGGCAGACTCAACTGGCAGACTCCCAGAGTGCAAGAGGGAGAGGCCTGTATGTGGGGTGGGCTATGTTCGGAGGCGCTTCTTGGGCGGTTCCTCTGCTCCAGCTCCCGCATCATCAGGATGACCGAGATCGACCATTCGTTCCTCAATCATGCGTCGaacgagcgcctcggcatcctctGGCGTAAACTTTGGTCCCTTTCCCTGCGCAGGCTGCTGTCCCGGTCTAGTGGGGGAAGGCTCGAAAGCCTCCCAGATCGGGTACAGGCAAGTGATGTCCTGGACACACGCGAACAGCGTGGGAAGCGAGACTTGGAACGAGGCGAGGAACTCGGCCGCCCCGctcggtggtggcggcaagCCTAGCGCTGCATTGCTCTCAATCGCCTGCGTGATCGTGCCTACTTGggtcgaggaacgcgtACTACGCGCACTTGTtcccgaggaggaagtaAGTGTGAAGGCGATGTAGAGGGCTGCGAGAGCAACGATGTAGGGCGGGTACAGGAGGGGCGCGTCGGTGCGGAACGAGTCATTGATCACGAACCTAGAGGTTAGTTGGTCGTCGTGATCTCCCCTCGTCACCCGAACAGCCCCTCGCTCCACTCCCTCCCGCCCACTCACCATGCTATTTGCAGCgccccctcctcgacctccatgAGTCCTTCGCCGCTCCCGCGCCCCATAAGGCGACGAATCCgttccgcctcgccctcaccaccctcatcctcgaccgGCATGCGTGCAGCAGATCCAGGCGGCCCTTTAGCCTTGGCCTCATCGCTA of Cutaneotrichosporon cavernicola HIS019 DNA, chromosome: 4 contains these proteins:
- the IMD1 gene encoding uncharacterized protein (Catalyzes the conversion of inosine 5'-phosphate (IMP) to xanthosine 5'-phosphate (XMP), the first committed and rate- limiting step in the de novo synthesis of guanine nucleotides, and therefore plays an important role in the regulation of cell growth) gives rise to the protein MAANGSASAPARGEVLPAADAIKFLEQYPRGDGLSLSELMDSQAHGGLTYNDFLMLPGHIDFPASEVSLQTRVTRNIVLNAPFLSSPMDTVTEDRMAIALACHGGLGIIHHNCSAEEQAAMVRKVKKYENGFITDPVCLGPNGVVGDVLEIKDRMGFSGVPITDSGKIGGKLLGIVTGRDVQFRNDKTPLKDVMTPLKETVTGNADITLEQANAILRDSKKGKLPIIDDSGLLVALVARADLLKNQTYPLASKAPSSKQLYCGAAIGTRPGDRDRLKLLVEAGLDVVVLDSSQGNSVFQIEFIRWIKKTFPKLDVIAGNVVTREQAAQLIAAGADGLRIGMGSGSICITQEVMAVGRPQGTAVNAVSEFASRFGVPTIADGGIGNIGHIAKALSLGASAVMMGGMLAGTTESPGEYYYHEGKRVKVYRGMGSIEAMEHTQTSGKGGKSGLAANNAATARYFSEADTVKVAQGVSGDVQDKGSVNKFVPYLYTGLQHSLQDSGVRSVKDLQEGCRSGKVRFELRTASAQLEGGVHGLNSYTKRLFA
- the SSN8 gene encoding uncharacterized protein (General RNA polymerase II transcription factor), giving the protein MSSNFYTSTHAKYWLLTRAELHASRETDLRYATPHQRYCLNIFFASLIQKLGKRLLLRQTPIATAVVYFRRFYARNSICETNPYLVLAACIFVAAKVEETPVHIKSVVAEAKVVFGEHNIKMFPAEPSKLGEMEFYLLEDICFCLVVFHPYRALVNICGREPADAGRFPKTRAEEDADVRRKEAEAARKRSDEAKAKGPPGSAARMPVEDEGGEGEAERIRRLMGRGSGEGLMEVEEGALQIAWFVINDSFRTDAPLLYPPYIVALAALYIAFTLTSSSGTSARSTRSSTQVGTITQAIESNAALGLPPPPSGAAEFLASFQVSLPTLFACVQDITCLYPIWEAFEPSPTRPGQQPAQGKGPKFTPEDAEALVRRMIEERMVDLGHPDDAGAGAEEPPKKRLRT